Proteins encoded within one genomic window of Trichoderma asperellum chromosome 2, complete sequence:
- a CDS encoding uncharacterized protein (BUSCO:EOG092D3X8S): protein MALPISKPKLPVVVDKPTPYTFDLGNLLAEDPNPVILDRSAIDQSLAEIARDGAQSLINQLLTTCPLQSTSDGVLLTLPAPATRLPREKPVPQPKPPTKWERFAAKKGIKAKTREQRRNLAYDEESGEWKRKWGYKGLNKKGEDDWLVEVDPKKEAARKEGTSIRADGRRERVERIKRNERKMRKNQRDAAEKMGKKA from the coding sequence ATGGCGCTCCCCATCTCCAAACCAAAGCTccccgtcgtcgtcgacaagCCCACGCCCTACACCTTCGACCTCGGCAACCTCCTCGCCGAGGACCCCAACCCCGTCATCCTCGACCGCTCCGCCATCGACCAGTCCCTCGCCGAGATCGCCCGCGACGGCGCCCAGTCGCTCATCAACCAGCTCCTCACCACCTGCCCGCTCCAGTCCACCAGCGACGGCGTCCTCCTGACGCTGCCCGCGCCCGCCACCCGCCTGCCCCGCGAGAAACCCGTGCCCCAGCCCAAGCCGCCGACCAAGTGGGAGCGCTTCGCCGCCAAGAAGGGCATCAAGGCAAAGACCAGGGAGCAGCGCCGCAACCTGGCCTACGACGAGGAGTCGGGCGAGTGGAAGCGCAAGTGGGGTTACAAGGGCCTGAACAAGAAGGGCGAGGACGACTGGCTGGTCGAGGTTGACCCTAAGAAGGAGGCCGCGCGGAAAGAGGGCACCAGCATCAGGGCCGATGGACGGAGGGAGCGCGTCGAGAGGATCAAACGCAacgagaggaagatgaggaaaaaCCAGCGGGACGCCgcagagaagatgggcaAGAAAGCCTAA